From one Bacillus sp. FJAT-42376 genomic stretch:
- a CDS encoding cytidine deaminase — MHTEISLQDEELIKAAKEIIIRHYEYGKHHVGAALRTAEGDIITAVHIEAYIGRVTVCAEAIAIGKAISEGHRTFDSIVAVRHPGPDEADREIRVVAPCGMCRELIGDYGENMKVILDTEDGLSKRSIQDLLPLKYTRPTET, encoded by the coding sequence ATGCACACAGAAATTAGCTTACAGGATGAAGAATTGATTAAAGCTGCAAAAGAAATCATTATCCGTCACTATGAATACGGGAAGCACCATGTCGGAGCGGCTTTAAGAACAGCTGAAGGAGACATTATAACAGCTGTTCACATCGAAGCTTATATAGGCAGGGTAACCGTATGTGCTGAAGCCATTGCCATTGGCAAAGCGATATCGGAGGGGCACCGCACGTTCGATTCCATAGTAGCGGTAAGGCATCCGGGACCGGATGAAGCGGACCGCGAAATCAGGGTGGTCGCTCCGTGCGGAATGTGCAGAGAGCTGATTGGAGATTATGGAGAGAATATGAAGGTGATTTTGGATACGGAGGACGGTCTATCTAAACGGAGCATTCAGGACCTTCTTCCGCTGAAATACACCAGGCCTACTGAAACCTGA
- a CDS encoding NETI motif-containing protein, producing the protein MKDKPNKKKFELGENESIADVLDRMKEEGYSPVRRIEEPIFQEVKENGKTEIIPVGRSIVFEGKLL; encoded by the coding sequence ATGAAAGATAAGCCTAATAAAAAGAAATTTGAGCTTGGAGAAAACGAAAGCATTGCTGATGTTCTGGATCGCATGAAAGAGGAGGGTTACAGCCCTGTCCGGCGAATAGAAGAGCCGATTTTCCAGGAAGTGAAAGAGAATGGAAAAACAGAGATTATTCCGGTGGGGAGATCCATTGTATTTGAAGGGAAACTGCTCTAA
- the purE gene encoding 5-(carboxyamino)imidazole ribonucleotide mutase — translation MIEEVGVIMGSQSDWETMRHTCEVLDELEIFYEKKVVSAHRTPELMFDYAETARERGIKVIIAGAGGAAHLPGMAAAKTTLPVIGVPVQSKALNGLDSLLSIVQMPGGVPVATVAIGKAGAVNAALLAAQILSITDTRIQTLLVKRREATRQAVLESSDALV, via the coding sequence GTGATTGAAGAAGTTGGAGTCATCATGGGAAGCCAGTCAGATTGGGAAACGATGAGACATACGTGTGAGGTGCTGGATGAGCTGGAGATTTTTTACGAAAAGAAAGTGGTTTCGGCTCATCGGACACCGGAGCTGATGTTTGATTACGCAGAGACAGCCCGTGAACGCGGAATCAAAGTCATCATAGCAGGAGCAGGAGGTGCCGCTCATTTGCCGGGGATGGCTGCCGCCAAAACCACGCTGCCGGTGATTGGCGTACCTGTTCAGTCGAAGGCTCTGAACGGACTGGATTCTCTTCTTTCAATTGTGCAAATGCCAGGAGGCGTTCCTGTAGCAACGGTTGCAATCGGAAAAGCTGGAGCCGTGAATGCCGCCCTTCTTGCTGCACAGATTCTTTCCATTACGGACACCCGGATTCAAACCCTGTTGGTAAAGAGGAGAGAGGCGACCCGGCAGGCCGTTCTCGAAAGCAGTGATGCCCTTGTTTAA